A single window of Nicotiana tomentosiformis chromosome 1, ASM39032v3, whole genome shotgun sequence DNA harbors:
- the LOC138907067 gene encoding uncharacterized protein codes for MLSQVQLNIPLVDVLHEILKYAKYLKDIVSHKRRLTEFEIVALTEECTSRVQNKLPQKLKDPGSFTNPVRVGNIDVGCALCDLGMSIKLIPLSLFKQLDLGAPRPITVMLQLADMSIAYLKGVIEDVLLQIGKFIFPEDLIILDCEADELVPIILGRPLLATGDAIIKVREGKMITRVDNEEAVFNVYKAIQLPCHYEELSMISVVEVDEQLLDMSVYLDDSLEKTLMLFDILEIDDEVEEMMHILDASCGYIRGIHPFEPRNRPSGPSPKPSVEEAPKLELKLLPPHIQYAYLGGSNTLPVIVSSDLSKLQEEKLLRVLCEHKLLEKDTPFKFDDACLKAFEEL; via the coding sequence atgttgagccaggttcaattgaatattccattgGTAGATGTACTTCATGAAATTTTAAAGTATGCTAAGTACTTAAAAGATATAGTGTCTCACAAGAGGAGATTGACTGAATTTGAGATAGTTGCACTTACTGAagagtgcacttcaagggtccagaacaagcttcctcaaaagcttaaggatcctggcagcttcaccaatCCTGTGCGAGTtggtaatattgatgtgggttgtgctctttgtgatttggggatGAGCATAAAGCTGATACCCTTGTCCTTGTTCAAGCAATTGGatctgggagctccaagaccaatcACTGTGATGTTGCAGCTAGCTGATATGTCCATAGCATACCTTAAGGgcgtgattgaagatgtattgctgcaaattgggaaattcaTCTTCCCTGAAGACTTAATTATCCTAGATTGTGAGGCTGATGAACtggttccaatcatattgggacgacctctcttggctactggtgatgcaattattaaagtgagagaaggaaAAATGATTACGAGGGTGGATAATGAGGAAGCAGTCTTTAATGTCTACAAGGCAATCCAACTTCCctgccactatgaggagctctctatgatatctgttgtggaggtggatgagcaacTTCTTGACATGAGTGTATATCTAGATGATTCTCTAGAGAAAACACTCATGTTGTTCGATATCTtggagattgatgatgaggttgaggagatgatgcatatccttgATGCATCATGTGGTTACATACGGGGAATACACCCCTTTGAGCCCCGAAATAGGCCAAGTGGGCCTTCTCCAAAGCCGTCggttgaagaagctccaaaattggagcttaaactcCTACCTCCTCAcattcaatatgcttatttgggtggttctaacactttacctgttattgtttcttctgacttatctaaattgcaggaagaaaagctattgagAGTGCTATGTGAGCACAA